In Xanthomonas theicola, a single genomic region encodes these proteins:
- the modB gene encoding molybdate ABC transporter permease subunit, with the protein MFAFTPQELTAIALSVKVALVAALGSLPFGVACGWLLARRRFPGKSLLDALLHLPLVMPPVVTGYALLIVLGTQGAVGAWLREHLGVQFAFRWTGAALASAVMGFPLMVRAIRLALESTDRRLEAAAATLGAAPWRVFFTITLPLAWPGLVAGAALAFAKALGEFGATITFVSNIPGETQTLSAAIYGLLQVPGGESGIWRLAAVALAISLGALLLSEWLVRRQRGPEADA; encoded by the coding sequence TTGTTCGCATTCACCCCGCAGGAACTCACCGCGATCGCGCTCAGCGTCAAGGTCGCGCTGGTCGCGGCGCTGGGCAGCCTGCCGTTCGGCGTGGCCTGCGGCTGGCTGCTGGCGCGGCGCCGCTTTCCCGGCAAGTCGCTGCTGGATGCGTTGCTGCATCTTCCGCTGGTGATGCCGCCGGTGGTCACCGGCTATGCGCTGCTGATCGTGCTCGGCACGCAGGGAGCGGTCGGCGCCTGGCTGCGCGAGCACCTGGGCGTGCAGTTCGCGTTCCGCTGGACCGGCGCGGCGCTGGCCAGCGCGGTGATGGGCTTCCCGCTGATGGTGCGCGCGATCCGCCTGGCCCTGGAATCCACCGACCGGCGCCTGGAGGCGGCCGCGGCCACGCTCGGCGCCGCGCCGTGGCGCGTGTTCTTCACCATCACCCTGCCGCTGGCCTGGCCGGGGCTGGTCGCCGGCGCCGCGCTCGCCTTCGCCAAGGCGCTGGGCGAATTCGGCGCCACCATCACCTTCGTGTCGAACATCCCGGGAGAAACCCAGACCCTGTCGGCCGCGATCTACGGCCTGCTGCAGGTCCCCGGCGGTGAATCGGGCATCTGGCGGCTGGCGGCGGTGGCCTTGGCGATCTCGCTAGGCGCGCTGCTGCTGTCCGAATGGCTGGTGCGGCGCCAGCGCGGGCCGGAGGCGGACGCATGA
- a CDS encoding flavin reductase family protein: MRRYRKHDFPLDQVRRFLEPGPVVLVGSAWKGQRDIMTMGWHMVLEFSPSLIACCISSANRSFELVRRSKQCTINLPTADLVDTVVGIGNSSGAQLDKFAHFGLTAAAGTQVDAPLIAECYASFECRLHDGSRIARHNLFVWEVVKAHVATSPKLPRTLHYRGDGKFMLSGTEISRRRLFEPEML, encoded by the coding sequence ATGCGCCGCTACCGCAAGCACGATTTCCCGCTCGACCAGGTGCGCCGGTTCCTGGAACCGGGCCCGGTGGTGTTGGTCGGTTCGGCGTGGAAGGGCCAGCGCGACATCATGACCATGGGCTGGCACATGGTGCTGGAATTCTCGCCATCGCTGATCGCCTGCTGCATTTCCAGCGCCAACCGCAGCTTCGAGCTGGTCCGGCGCAGCAAGCAATGCACGATCAACCTGCCGACCGCGGACCTGGTCGATACAGTGGTGGGCATCGGCAACAGCAGCGGCGCGCAGCTCGACAAGTTCGCCCACTTCGGCCTGACCGCGGCAGCCGGCACGCAGGTCGATGCGCCGCTGATCGCAGAGTGCTACGCGAGCTTCGAATGCCGCCTGCACGACGGCAGCCGGATCGCCAGGCATAACCTGTTCGTCTGGGAAGTGGTCAAGGCGCACGTCGCCACCTCGCCGAAACTGCCCAGGACCCTGCACTACCGCGGCGACGGCAAGTTCATGCTGTCCGGCACGGAAATCTCGCGGCGACGCCTGTTCGAGCCGGAGATGCTGTAG
- the cysK gene encoding cysteine synthase A codes for MALYDTILDTIGHTPIVKLQRLPPEHVSLYVKVEAFNPGGSVKDRLALAIVLDAEAKGLLKPGDTIVEATSGNTGVALAMVAAARGYKFVATMVETFSIERRKLMRAFGAKVILTPAAERGSGMVRKAEELARQHGWFLARQFANPANPAYHRSTTAAEILRDFAGRRLDHFVSGWGTGGTLTGVGDVLRVARPDVRITATEPAGAALLQGQEWKPHKIQGWTPDFVPEVLNREVYDDVLSVEDTDAIAVSRRLAAEEGIFTGISGGGTVATALRVAQTAAPGAVILAMLPDTGERYFSTPLFADLNEGSDDDWLAGLP; via the coding sequence ATGGCCCTCTACGACACCATCCTCGACACCATCGGCCACACCCCGATCGTCAAGCTGCAGCGCCTGCCGCCGGAGCACGTGAGCCTGTACGTCAAGGTCGAGGCGTTCAACCCCGGCGGCTCGGTCAAGGACCGCCTGGCGCTGGCGATCGTGCTCGACGCCGAGGCCAAGGGCCTGCTCAAGCCCGGCGACACCATCGTCGAGGCGACCTCCGGCAACACCGGCGTGGCCCTGGCGATGGTCGCCGCCGCGCGCGGCTACAAGTTCGTGGCGACGATGGTGGAGACGTTCTCGATCGAGCGCCGCAAGCTGATGCGCGCGTTCGGCGCCAAGGTGATCCTGACCCCGGCCGCCGAGCGCGGCAGCGGCATGGTGCGCAAGGCCGAGGAACTGGCCCGGCAGCATGGCTGGTTCCTGGCCCGCCAGTTCGCCAACCCGGCCAACCCGGCCTACCACCGCAGCACCACCGCCGCCGAGATCCTGCGCGACTTCGCCGGCCGCCGGCTGGACCATTTCGTCAGCGGCTGGGGCACCGGCGGCACCCTCACCGGCGTCGGCGACGTGCTGCGCGTGGCGCGCCCGGACGTGCGCATCACCGCCACCGAGCCGGCCGGCGCGGCGCTGCTGCAAGGCCAGGAGTGGAAACCGCACAAGATCCAGGGCTGGACCCCGGACTTCGTGCCCGAGGTGCTCAACCGCGAGGTCTACGACGACGTGCTGAGCGTGGAGGACACCGACGCCATCGCCGTCTCGCGCCGCCTCGCCGCCGAGGAAGGCATCTTCACCGGCATCTCCGGCGGCGGCACCGTGGCCACCGCGCTGCGCGTGGCCCAGACCGCCGCGCCCGGCGCGGTGATCCTGGCGATGCTGCCGGACACCGGCGAGCGCTACTTCTCCACGCCGCTGTTCGCCGACCTCAACGAAGGCTCCGACGACGACTGGCTGGCCGGCCTGCCGTAA
- a CDS encoding TonB family protein has product MSVEPFAAGVWATALSGSAAIAAVLPLRAPLRRLFGAGIAYALWSAVPLAMLAWRCAPGAVGAGDAAGLVGVAQGMDGAAAAMSMADDPVALWMAALWMLGAAAMAATLWRQQRRYRRSLGRLSQGADDVLYAQHALHGPLVLGAWRPRVVVPMDFAPRYRAAQSELVLARECMHIARGDTRCNLLLAALRCVHWFDPLLHWAAARFRFDQELACDAAVLARHPGSRRSYAEAMLQTQLDAIALPVGCHWQAGRTLRHRIGMLQRPAVRGRRRRAGIVLATTTAVCGGVAAWPLQPLQASALAGSDIAPALSTAQARNTGPLAGTASALGVAPAGGQKRLPMAIAAAAGAASASAKRATTSATSLFMPPPAYPPDALREGVSGKLALLVSVDEAGTASDVQLLGHGSGNAALDQSAITTARQWRFVPAREHGRAVASRLKIPVTFESGIEPVDAPPGGAKASDHIWYLLDAETGDAREHTCDIVQSNGQGPSRSLYCGMLVKTAER; this is encoded by the coding sequence ATGAGCGTTGAACCTTTCGCAGCGGGGGTGTGGGCCACGGCGCTGTCCGGCAGCGCGGCGATCGCGGCGGTGTTGCCGTTGCGCGCGCCGTTGCGGCGGCTGTTCGGGGCCGGCATCGCCTATGCGCTGTGGAGCGCGGTGCCCTTGGCGATGCTGGCCTGGCGATGTGCGCCCGGCGCGGTTGGCGCTGGCGATGCCGCAGGTCTGGTGGGTGTAGCGCAGGGGATGGATGGCGCAGCTGCTGCGATGTCGATGGCGGACGACCCTGTCGCGCTGTGGATGGCCGCGCTGTGGATGCTGGGCGCGGCGGCGATGGCCGCCACGTTGTGGCGGCAGCAGCGGCGCTACCGGCGCAGCCTGGGGCGGCTGTCGCAGGGCGCCGATGACGTGCTGTACGCGCAACATGCGCTGCACGGTCCGTTGGTGCTGGGCGCCTGGCGCCCGCGCGTGGTGGTGCCGATGGATTTCGCGCCGCGCTATCGGGCGGCGCAGTCGGAACTGGTGCTGGCCCGCGAGTGCATGCATATCGCTCGCGGCGACACCCGCTGCAACCTGCTGCTGGCGGCGTTGCGCTGCGTGCACTGGTTCGACCCGTTGCTGCACTGGGCCGCGGCGCGGTTTCGCTTCGACCAGGAACTGGCCTGCGATGCGGCGGTGCTGGCGCGGCATCCGGGTTCGCGTCGCAGCTACGCCGAGGCGATGCTGCAGACCCAGCTGGATGCGATCGCATTGCCGGTCGGCTGCCATTGGCAGGCCGGGCGGACCTTGCGGCACCGGATCGGCATGCTGCAGCGGCCGGCGGTGCGCGGTCGGCGGCGGCGTGCCGGCATCGTCCTGGCGACGACGACGGCCGTGTGCGGCGGGGTTGCGGCATGGCCGCTGCAGCCGTTGCAGGCGTCCGCGTTGGCGGGAAGCGACATCGCGCCTGCGTTGTCGACGGCGCAAGCGCGGAACACGGGTCCGCTTGCGGGGACTGCATCCGCGTTGGGCGTGGCGCCGGCCGGCGGCCAGAAGCGCCTGCCGATGGCGATCGCTGCGGCAGCCGGCGCTGCGTCCGCGTCCGCCAAGCGCGCAACCACGTCCGCCACATCGTTGTTCATGCCGCCGCCGGCCTATCCGCCCGATGCGTTGCGCGAGGGCGTCTCGGGAAAGCTGGCGCTGTTGGTCAGCGTGGACGAGGCCGGTACCGCCAGCGATGTGCAGTTGCTCGGGCATGGCAGCGGCAATGCGGCATTGGACCAGTCAGCGATCACGACCGCCAGGCAGTGGCGCTTCGTTCCGGCACGCGAGCATGGGCGGGCGGTTGCGTCGCGGCTGAAAATACCGGTCACCTTCGAATCCGGGATTGAGCCTGTGGACGCGCCGCCGGGGGGAGCCAAGGCATCGGACCATATCTGGTATCTGCTGGATGCGGAAACAGGCGATGCGCGCGAGCACACCTGCGATATCGTCCAGTCCAATGGCCAAGGCCCGTCCCGGAGCCTGTACTGCGGCATGCTCGTAAAGACGGCCGAGCGATGA
- a CDS encoding DUF3348 domain-containing protein, which translates to MANAPPRPPVPGPAFIRLLARLSEADVAASGAALADRLGQWIDWTRAVALSRALDGGLPAIDAATPGADTGADAGADACARARDALEQAISDAADAGSQRQATLCRADRDADSSAAIDYAPLRERYLALQRAMLTATGRLRGQLRDLLTHCSADMARLAEVDAVMELTLSPREQTLLAAVPALLGQHFERLREAAQRPPADAHPAQPPQATPAGAWLDVFRQDMQNVLRAELDVRFHPIEGLLAALRTR; encoded by the coding sequence ATGGCCAACGCTCCTCCACGGCCGCCTGTCCCGGGCCCGGCGTTCATTCGCCTCCTCGCACGCCTGAGCGAGGCCGACGTCGCAGCGTCCGGCGCTGCGCTGGCCGACCGGCTCGGCCAATGGATCGACTGGACGCGCGCCGTCGCCCTGTCCAGGGCGCTGGACGGCGGGCTGCCCGCCATCGATGCCGCGACGCCCGGCGCGGACACGGGCGCCGATGCGGGCGCGGACGCCTGCGCGCGGGCGCGCGACGCGCTGGAGCAAGCCATCTCCGACGCCGCCGATGCCGGCAGCCAGCGCCAGGCCACGCTGTGCCGCGCCGATCGCGATGCCGACAGCAGCGCTGCGATCGACTACGCGCCGTTGCGCGAACGCTATCTGGCGCTGCAGCGGGCGATGCTGACCGCCACTGGCCGCTTGCGCGGCCAGCTGCGCGATCTGCTGACGCACTGCTCGGCCGACATGGCACGGCTGGCGGAGGTGGACGCGGTCATGGAGTTGACCCTGAGCCCGCGCGAGCAGACCCTACTGGCCGCCGTGCCGGCGCTGCTGGGGCAGCATTTCGAACGGCTGCGCGAGGCCGCGCAGCGCCCGCCCGCCGACGCGCACCCGGCGCAACCGCCCCAGGCGACGCCCGCCGGCGCATGGCTGGACGTGTTCCGCCAGGACATGCAGAACGTCCTGCGCGCCGAACTGGATGTCCGCTTTCACCCCATCGAAGGGCTGCTCGCAGCGCTTCGCACCCGCTGA
- the modA gene encoding molybdate ABC transporter substrate-binding protein, giving the protein MAVAMPPAWAQSTSAPLTVFAAASLKESLDEAAAAYRQSSGTPVQVSYAASSALARQVEQGAPADVFLSADLEWMNYLQQRRLVDPAQRRNLLGNTLVLVAPAASAAKLDLRKPGAIAAALGAQGRLAVGQTDSVPAGKYARAALRKLGQWDGVQARLAESESVRAALMLVARGEAPLGIVYGSDAKADSKVRVVAVFPTDSHAPIVYPVATLRASKHPAAADFVRWLRTAPAQAIFQRRGFSLAP; this is encoded by the coding sequence ATGGCCGTGGCCATGCCGCCGGCGTGGGCGCAATCCACCTCCGCGCCGCTGACCGTGTTCGCCGCCGCCAGCCTCAAGGAATCGCTGGACGAGGCGGCCGCCGCCTACCGGCAGTCCAGCGGCACCCCGGTGCAGGTGTCGTACGCGGCCAGCTCGGCGCTGGCGCGACAGGTGGAACAGGGCGCGCCGGCGGACGTGTTCCTCTCCGCCGACCTGGAATGGATGAACTACCTGCAACAGCGCCGGCTGGTCGATCCGGCGCAGCGCCGCAACCTGCTCGGCAACACCCTGGTGCTGGTCGCGCCGGCGGCCAGCGCGGCCAAGCTGGACCTGCGCAAGCCGGGCGCGATCGCCGCCGCGCTCGGTGCGCAGGGCCGCCTCGCGGTCGGCCAGACCGACAGCGTGCCGGCCGGCAAGTACGCGCGCGCCGCGTTGCGCAAGCTCGGGCAATGGGACGGCGTGCAGGCGCGGCTGGCCGAATCGGAAAGCGTGCGCGCCGCGCTGATGCTGGTCGCACGCGGCGAAGCGCCGCTGGGCATCGTCTACGGCTCCGACGCCAAGGCCGACTCCAAGGTGCGGGTCGTGGCGGTGTTCCCCACCGACAGCCATGCGCCGATCGTGTATCCGGTGGCGACGCTGCGCGCGAGCAAGCACCCGGCCGCGGCCGACTTCGTGCGCTGGCTGCGCACCGCGCCGGCACAGGCGATCTTCCAGCGCCGCGGCTTTTCGCTGGCACCCTGA
- a CDS encoding class I fructose-bisphosphate aldolase, with translation MSIERLAETAQAMVAPGKGIIAIDESTSTIAKRFAGVGIENVEENRRAYRELLLTAPKLGDHISGAILFDETIRQKTKDGVPFPKYMAEHGIIPGIKVDKGAHALAGMPGELITEGLDGLRARLEEYYKLGARFAKWRAVITIGEDTPSGVCIETNAHALARYAALCQEQGLVPMVEPEVLMDGDHDIETCYEVTEATLRSLFGALYEQNVVLEGTILKASMVIAGKDCDEQASVEEVAESTVMCLKSTVPAILPGIVFLSGGQTDEQSTAHLNAMNRLGNLPWPLSFSYGRAMQQAALKLWSQDMKGNFAKAQQVVFERARENGLAALGKWQD, from the coding sequence ATGAGCATCGAACGGCTTGCCGAAACCGCCCAGGCGATGGTCGCCCCGGGCAAGGGCATCATCGCGATCGACGAATCCACCAGTACGATCGCCAAGCGCTTCGCCGGCGTCGGCATCGAGAATGTCGAGGAGAACCGGCGCGCCTATCGCGAACTGCTGCTGACCGCGCCGAAGCTGGGCGATCACATCTCCGGCGCGATCCTGTTCGACGAGACCATCCGCCAGAAGACCAAGGACGGTGTGCCGTTCCCGAAGTACATGGCCGAGCACGGCATCATTCCCGGGATCAAGGTCGACAAGGGCGCGCATGCGCTGGCCGGCATGCCCGGCGAGCTGATCACCGAAGGCCTGGACGGCCTGCGCGCGCGGCTGGAGGAGTACTACAAGCTCGGCGCGCGTTTCGCCAAGTGGCGTGCGGTGATCACCATTGGGGAGGACACCCCGTCGGGCGTGTGCATCGAGACCAACGCGCATGCGCTGGCGCGCTATGCGGCGCTGTGCCAGGAGCAGGGCCTGGTGCCGATGGTGGAGCCGGAAGTGCTGATGGACGGCGACCACGACATCGAGACCTGCTACGAGGTCACCGAGGCCACGCTGCGTTCGCTGTTCGGCGCGCTGTACGAGCAGAACGTGGTGCTGGAAGGCACCATCCTGAAGGCGTCGATGGTCATCGCCGGCAAGGACTGCGACGAGCAGGCCAGCGTCGAGGAAGTGGCCGAGTCCACCGTGATGTGCCTGAAGAGCACCGTGCCGGCGATCCTGCCTGGCATCGTGTTCCTGTCCGGCGGGCAGACCGACGAGCAGTCCACCGCGCATCTGAACGCGATGAACCGGCTGGGCAACCTGCCGTGGCCGTTGAGCTTCAGCTACGGCCGTGCGATGCAGCAGGCCGCGCTGAAGCTGTGGTCGCAGGACATGAAGGGCAATTTCGCCAAGGCGCAGCAGGTGGTCTTCGAGCGTGCCAGGGAAAATGGCCTGGCCGCGCTGGGCAAGTGGCAGGACTGA
- a CDS encoding acetyl-CoA hydrolase/transferase C-terminal domain-containing protein, which yields MPMTEHLDDLDAAADLILHRIPGPLRVGAPLGIGKPHRLLNALYDRVAADPARPMQIYTALSLNPPAPGGGLQGRFLRPFVQRHFGEDFPKLKYIHALQRDALPAHIQVEEFYMQSGALLQSAQAQRGYTSLNYTHAADAVAQRAPNLIVQKVAREPGGTRLSFSCNNDITQDTLDAVRRRGLPRPLLVAEVDPQLPWIGGCAAVAPAFFDVVVSPPGPYPRLFGLPRQPVADADYAIGLYASALVRDGGTLQIGIGALADALCHALVLRHTDNARYRQLLAALDPALETHPAVRDCGGLAPFSIGLFGCSEMLNEGFRQLVQCGVIRRKVLDDADLMQRVADGTADAGDHARLQRDGEYLHGAFYLGSPEFYAWLRDMDADARAAIGMRRISEINQLYGAETLRRRQRRQARFFNSCMMATALGAAVSDALDDGRVVSGVGGQYNFVAMAHALDDARSVLMFRATRGEAAALQSNVRWNYGHTTIPRHLRDIYLDEYGIADLRGMTDEDCVVAMAGLADAAFQPALLQQARQARKLGAGFVAPPQWQRNRLERVRAALAPFRADGTLPDYPLGSDFTEVEQRLLRALAWLKRNTTGAGARLATVARALLWRAAADPACLQRMALQAPRGLGERVQACLLAYALRQTAAD from the coding sequence ATGCCGATGACCGAACACCTCGACGACCTCGACGCTGCTGCCGACCTGATCCTGCACCGCATTCCCGGCCCGTTGCGCGTGGGCGCCCCGCTCGGCATCGGCAAGCCGCACCGGCTACTCAATGCGCTGTACGACCGGGTCGCCGCCGACCCGGCGCGGCCGATGCAGATCTACACCGCGCTGTCGCTGAACCCGCCGGCGCCCGGCGGCGGGCTGCAAGGCCGCTTCCTGCGCCCGTTCGTGCAGCGCCACTTCGGCGAGGATTTCCCGAAACTCAAGTACATCCACGCGCTGCAGCGCGATGCGCTGCCGGCGCACATCCAGGTCGAGGAGTTCTACATGCAGTCCGGCGCGCTGCTGCAATCGGCGCAGGCACAGCGCGGCTACACCAGCCTCAACTACACCCATGCCGCCGACGCGGTGGCGCAGCGCGCGCCGAACCTGATCGTGCAGAAGGTGGCGCGCGAGCCCGGCGGCACCCGGCTGTCGTTCTCGTGCAACAACGACATCACCCAGGACACGCTGGACGCGGTGCGCCGGCGCGGCCTGCCGCGGCCGCTGCTGGTCGCCGAGGTCGATCCGCAGTTGCCGTGGATCGGCGGCTGCGCGGCGGTGGCGCCGGCGTTCTTCGACGTGGTGGTGAGCCCGCCGGGACCGTATCCGCGCCTGTTCGGGCTGCCGCGGCAACCGGTGGCCGACGCCGACTACGCGATCGGCCTGTACGCGAGCGCGCTGGTGCGCGACGGCGGCACGCTGCAGATCGGCATCGGCGCGCTGGCCGATGCGCTGTGCCACGCGCTGGTGCTGCGGCATACCGACAACGCGCGCTACCGGCAACTGCTGGCGGCGCTGGATCCGGCGCTGGAAACACACCCGGCGGTGCGCGACTGCGGCGGGCTCGCACCGTTCTCGATCGGCCTGTTCGGCTGCAGCGAGATGCTCAACGAAGGCTTCCGCCAGTTGGTCCAGTGCGGCGTGATCCGGCGCAAGGTGCTCGACGACGCCGACCTGATGCAGCGCGTGGCCGACGGGACCGCCGACGCTGGCGACCACGCGCGGCTGCAGCGCGACGGCGAGTACCTGCACGGCGCGTTCTACCTCGGCTCGCCCGAGTTCTATGCCTGGCTGCGCGACATGGACGCGGACGCGCGCGCCGCCATCGGCATGCGCCGCATCAGCGAGATCAACCAGCTCTATGGCGCGGAGACCTTGCGCCGGCGGCAGCGGCGCCAGGCGCGCTTCTTCAACTCGTGCATGATGGCCACCGCGCTGGGCGCGGCGGTGTCCGATGCGCTGGACGACGGCCGCGTGGTGTCCGGGGTCGGCGGCCAGTACAACTTCGTGGCGATGGCGCACGCGCTGGACGATGCGCGCAGCGTGCTGATGTTCCGCGCCACCCGCGGCGAGGCGGCCGCGCTGCAGTCCAACGTGCGCTGGAACTACGGCCACACCACGATCCCACGCCATCTGCGCGACATCTACCTCGACGAGTACGGCATCGCCGACCTGCGCGGCATGACCGACGAGGACTGCGTGGTGGCGATGGCCGGCCTGGCCGACGCGGCCTTCCAGCCGGCGCTGCTGCAACAGGCCAGGCAGGCGCGCAAGCTCGGCGCCGGTTTCGTCGCGCCGCCGCAATGGCAGCGCAACCGTCTGGAGCGGGTGCGCGCGGCGCTGGCGCCGTTCCGCGCCGACGGCACCCTGCCCGACTATCCGCTGGGCAGCGACTTCACCGAGGTCGAACAGCGCCTGCTGCGCGCGCTGGCCTGGTTGAAGCGCAACACCACCGGCGCCGGCGCCAGACTGGCGACCGTGGCGCGAGCGCTGCTGTGGCGTGCCGCCGCCGACCCGGCGTGCCTGCAGCGCATGGCATTGCAGGCGCCGCGCGGCCTCGGCGAACGGGTGCAAGCGTGCCTGCTCGCCTATGCGCTGCGCCAGACCGCGGCAGATTGA
- a CDS encoding BlaI/MecI/CopY family transcriptional regulator, producing MPISDAEAVVMDVLWNRHPLSAEEVFAALSGHGGWAEPTVKTLLNRLLNKGAIRADRQGRRYLYAPLLERGQWVRQQSEGLLERLFGGRVAPLVAHFSERGRLSDADIAELKRLIQKLDDEPGTGR from the coding sequence ATGCCGATCAGCGATGCCGAAGCCGTGGTGATGGACGTGCTGTGGAACCGGCACCCGCTCAGTGCCGAGGAGGTGTTCGCCGCCCTGTCCGGGCATGGCGGCTGGGCCGAGCCCACGGTCAAGACCTTGCTCAACCGGCTGCTCAACAAGGGCGCGATCCGTGCCGACAGGCAGGGGCGGCGCTATCTGTACGCGCCGCTGCTCGAGCGCGGGCAGTGGGTGCGGCAACAGAGCGAAGGCCTGCTCGAACGCCTGTTCGGCGGCCGCGTCGCGCCGCTGGTGGCGCACTTCAGCGAACGCGGCAGGCTCAGCGATGCCGATATCGCCGAACTCAAACGACTGATCCAGAAACTGGACGATGAGCCAGGAACTGGGCGATGA
- a CDS encoding ATP-binding cassette domain-containing protein gives MLSIDIEVQRGRFQRRLRIEEQARVVALVGPSGVGKTSMLNAIAGVLRPRGGHIVIDERVLYDSDAGIDVPTHRRRIGYVFQDARLFPHMDVRRNLGYGRHGRGQIQRFGFDAVVELLGIAALLPRRPGNLSGGEAQRVAIGRALLAQPAILLFDEPLSALDAQRRGELIPYLQRVRDEVRLPMLYVSHQAEEVERIADAIHRLD, from the coding sequence ATGCTGAGCATCGACATCGAGGTGCAGCGCGGCCGCTTCCAGCGCCGCCTGCGGATCGAGGAACAGGCACGCGTGGTCGCGCTGGTCGGTCCCTCCGGGGTCGGCAAGACCAGCATGCTCAACGCCATCGCCGGCGTGCTGCGGCCGCGCGGCGGGCACATCGTCATCGATGAGCGCGTGCTCTACGACAGCGATGCCGGCATCGACGTGCCGACCCACCGCCGCCGCATCGGCTACGTGTTCCAGGACGCGCGGCTGTTCCCGCATATGGACGTGCGCCGCAACCTCGGCTACGGCCGCCACGGCCGCGGGCAGATCCAGCGCTTCGGCTTCGATGCGGTGGTGGAGCTGCTCGGCATCGCCGCGCTGCTGCCGCGGCGCCCGGGCAACCTGTCCGGCGGCGAAGCGCAGCGCGTGGCGATCGGCCGCGCATTGCTGGCGCAGCCGGCGATCCTGCTGTTCGACGAACCGCTGTCGGCGCTGGACGCGCAGCGCCGCGGCGAACTAATCCCGTACCTGCAGCGCGTGCGCGACGAAGTGCGCCTGCCGATGCTCTACGTCAGCCACCAGGCCGAGGAAGTGGAACGCATCGCCGATGCGATCCATCGGCTGGACTAG